Genomic DNA from Lactuca sativa cultivar Salinas chromosome 8, Lsat_Salinas_v11, whole genome shotgun sequence:
AGCATTAAGAGTTTTTAAGTTTTTACAATACAAAATTATTGAATGTCATTCAAACCgagtttcaaacagatgtaaacgttGGAATGTtcactgtaatggttgtgttgctatgattgctattattcattggttgtgatgctatacatgacgtcctccgccccagaatgtttccgccaactgtttcggggtgtgacagattggtatcagagcccatgtttatagcgaactagtataccgaaccttacgtggtatacaactataaacactagggggcctaagtgctctatgctaaaagtatactttcaaaatataagtattttttataAGAATATACGGGCATGCATACATAACAGGATTCGTATCACTAGTAGAGtagaacaaaagtatttagatgttggaacgctgcggttaaacctgagcagttatgtaatcatgtctagggtgaatatagcctaatcaactatattcagccgagacatgaccaacatgtgtttgggggtGACTGTGGTGCtacagcaggcctaaaacttaccaaaaatcatctctcataaaatactataggagtattttcgcTACAGCCAAACTTAGTACGCAGATTCACTCTAAGTATTGCTATCTCTCCTTCCTTAAGAAATAACTTACTTGTGTTAGTAACCTTTCTATGATTATCGCTCGGTAGAATACCTTCATTATCAGGATGAGATATATTTTGTTCTTTTACATATCTCGAGGATGTACCATCCGCTTCTTCCTGATTATttctagaacaagatgcctccccGACCAAGATCCATCAGAAGGAACAACGACACTCCGCCACCACtaccacctcctcagttcgaccttgtcatgttccaggcagcagttACTGCCGCCGTAACTGCAGCAATGCACAAGTAAATGCTGGTGGGCTGGAGGTGGAACCGACCCCCAGAGACAAGATGGAAGTCAGGGACATCAGAAAGAGTGTTCCTACAAAAACTTCATGACTACAAAACCCAAGTCCTTCGATGGAAATAGAGGTGTCATCGCCCTGACGcggtggttcgagaagatcgaatcaatCTTCGAAATTTGCGTCTATTCTGAAGCcaataaggtgaagttcgccgcctgcaccttcaccgACAGAGCCTTGATTACCAGAGGACTAATATTAGGACCACCTACTTGATTACCAGATTCTGAAACTGGGGGAGGAGTAACATCACTTCTTGGTACATAAGGCCCACTAACTTGATCACCACATTCTAAAACTGTGAGAGGAGCAGCATCACTTCTTGGTATAGCAAGCTCAACTGGAGGGAATTGATCAAAGACAGGTTGGCCTCCCCCATCTTTCCTAGGTCTTCCAATCTTCCTTTTTGGGACAGGTGGCTTAGGTACCTCATCATTTGTGCATGAAATCTTATTATGACCAAGTTGTTGGCACTTTCCATATCTTATAGTCCTAGTAACCTTTAACCTTTGAGAGGGGTATTTGGCATCTTTTGATTCAGATGCATGCTTTACTCTATTTACTTTGGGTCTTCCAGGCATCCTTCTAACTAGGGATGGTAATGGTTTAATAAACTCAGTCACTGGCCACAAGTTGCTTCCACCAACAGGCTGTATGTTCTGACTGTAGGTTGCAACATATTTGTCCTTGTGGAACCAAGATGAAATGAATTCACTTGGATCTTTGTGGACATAATTGATTGCAGCTTGACTATGTACACATGGTATGCCCGACAACATCCACATTGCAGGTGCAAGTGTGATTGGCTAAATCAACCTTGTATCCATTGTAGCCATACCTAGTCTCAAACACATCACCACCACTTGGCACCACTGTCCACAACCTACACACAAAACAAACAAAgtacacatataaatacatacttaaTATTTTTGGATACATGCCAATAAAAACTTATATTACCTCATATCTTTCCCAAATTCATTAAGCCTCAGTTATATGTTAGGCCCATAATTACCCCTCCATTTGGTGCCCTCTTGACCTTGATGAAAAAACCTTTTCAGAAGGAGAATCCTTATTTCCTCAAGCATTGTGATTATAGGCTTCTTCTTTTTTTGTTTGATCATGGCATTGAAGCATTCTGCAACCCCATTCTCTACTGCTTCACAAGCATACCCATGAGAAAAGAAGGCTCTGCACCAAGTTTTAGGTTTCCTTGCCATAAGATAATTGTATCCTGTTTCTGTTATCTTCTTTATCTTCTCCATTGTAGCAAGAAATTCCCCTTCCACAGTACTCATAGCAGCTTCCCAGAACAAACTCTTTAGCTCTAATCCTATGAATTTCTTTCTAAAGTTTGCAAAGATGTGTCTAGCACATTATCTGTGCTCAACATTAGGGAGTAGGTTTGACACAGCCTATAAAAGTCCCTATAACTAACAAACAAACACAacacaacacatgtaaatattaatgactgtaacataaaaatatatattgtatACTAGTGTATGTTATGGTACCTTGTGTTGGTCTGAGATAACAACCAATCCATTGCCAGCACCAAGATCCAAATCAGCAACCAAATTATCAATGAACCAGGTCCATTTGTCCTTATTCTCAACATTCACAAATGCCCATGCTATTGGGTATACATAGTTGTCTGCATCCCTCCCAATAGCAGTTAAAATCTCCCCCTTAACCTGCCCCTTAAAGAAACTACCATCTAGTCCTATTACCCTTCTACATCCTCTGCTCCATCCATCTCTGAAAGCCTTGAAGCCAACATAAAACCTTTTGAAATAGTTAAACCCCAGATTACTTTCTACCCCCACCAAGCAAGTTGTACCCGGATTACTCAACCTAATTGCAGCTGCATAGTCCCAAATCTTGGCATAGTGATCTTCTAACTTCCCTTCTATAATCCCCATTGCAGTAGCCCTTGCTCTTTGGCATTGCCCAAGAGATACACTCACTGAAAACCTTTGTAGCACATCTGCTTGCATCTCTAGCAATGTCATCTTGGGCTTCATGATTACATCTTTCAGGTAGTGTTTGGCTAACCAACTGCTAGTAACTAAGGAACCAAAATGATAATTCCTAGCACATAGATGCATTTCATTACAAAATTTTATCTGGAATGTTCTTTCATTGTACTTCCATCTAGCTGCAACCCTAAATGGACACTGTATTTTGTTATTATCATTGATATCCCTGGTTCCACTACCACACTTAGCTATAACCCTCACTCTATCACTTTTTTCAAAATAAAGTTGGTACCCTCCATGGACTGCATAGTTAGTTAAAACAAACCTAagttgagcaagggattcataACAGTCTCCTAATCGGGGCCTCATCTCTTTCCAGTAAACATTGGGATCATGCACCCTATACTCCACACCAACATCTTCATTGTCCTCATCTAAGTGGGCATGCTCTTTTTGTTGGACACCAGGAATGTCTCCATCATCTACCATTCCATCAATACTCCTCCTTAATACGTTTTCATCACACAATAAGTTAAGAAACTGATCATCACATAGTCTTGAGGGGGCTTTGAATTTTCTTCAGAAAAATCCAAGAAGCTAAAGTCAAATGCATCTTCATCGGAGTCAAAGTCTGGAAGATATGTCTTCTCAGGGAGCTTAGGCCCTTTAGGCTTCTTAGTTCCAGAAGTAGAAGCCATttgtttcataaaaaaaaaaacaaaaacacaaCTTGTTAGTTCAAACTTGGAACTCCATAGACGAAGATAACCACCCTCATAATCATCAATTTCTTGTTTCCATACACGTACCTTTCTACTCCAACTTTACTTCACCAATGATTTTGAAGCTTCAAGTTGCGAAATTGGGGACTGTGAAATTCTTCTCAGCGACAAAACCTTCTTGAATGCATGAAAAACCCTTTAGCAGTGATGGTTCGTGAAAGGTGATGGCTACGGAATAGCTTAGTGGTGACCGGATGGTAGAGGTTACCTGCTGGTGACCGGCTATTTGCCCTCAAACGATAACTAAAAGAAAATGTCGTGGTCACAgtaaatgaaaaattaaattcaGGGTTTTTTCCAATTTAGTGCCAAAAACATAGGATTTTTTTGATATTAACccatgattttatacatgttttaaatgatttaaattgtatatgtattttatatctacaatattgttaggataaaacatgggtagatgtaatagatggagtatgagttggatgatgagttgagaggtgaaatagaccgtgaggtaaaggtgagaggtggacgatgtgagaagcctttttcccaaacgatggccccatcattcagcagagtatggatgacaaccatggagtattctagacagtcaagtggaacactatcaggctcgcaacctgtaggtgttgtgaacgacatgttcacccggtgtactctaaaccttggtaaccatgcagacttgatgcctaaaccttggtgatcatgaaGAATCGATGCCTAagccttggtgatcatgcagacttgatgtctaaaccctggcgactatgcagacttagtgcccgttctgtaaaccgtggcaacgatggacttcgtgctaattccttaggatgatccttaggaatgaatgaacgaggaatagctgattcttagggtagatccttagcagtaaagaagataatggggatgggtaattgggttgattgtttgatgtttaaacataataattatattattgtgggttgaaaaccctatgtagtcaccaggtttcccaacctgacccactcagtttatttatatcacatgtgtcgatatgaagtcacattacactgagagattaaggaaatataaatcactagtgataatgaatgtaagttctgtttatgcttatgtttctgtattgataatgacatcccaaatgttttaaaatgaataaaaatacttttcttcagaaatgctttgataacgtatttatcatgttttactgggaacaaattccgcaacctttttattaaaagagatactctgatttttataaagtataaacaaaaatcggtcttttttggacgtgaaaatggggatgtcataattGGTATccgagcattagtttaagcgaactatgaatatggatttatttgtagacttaaacttagaatgctaagcaatgattgtgaggagtgtgtctaatagatttaagtaatacacctgaatagaaacaagcactagtttattttaggaattatgcctaaattgcttttacgtgctaaatgatttgttatacTTAATGCTATcttttgatcggatctatggtctgttgccgaccggatctggaaaccttatgtgtttaggattctaaacgtacgaatacgatattagaactagcatataaacgtttcagagtgataaggtgttggtttttgagcattctaacactcctaagtgtaaccctaaataccttggatctatgttttctctattatacatgcaaataagaacttccaaggtattatcctaatctagcatacaaaacaatgagtgtaacaagatagaatacatacctctttgatgtagaaagtcttcatgaagcttgagtgcctagtgccccaagtgtgacacctcaaatgattcacacaacaccaaatacacttggaataacttgagagaattctacacttcatgaaaatcggctagccctctataGATGATACTAGTTGCCGATTttttcaagaataagatctttatatagtgttacaattagggtaaaccctaattgtcatgactttccatttccttggatccatgggttcaaatacaccatggagcatccatagaccatcctatgggttttagcccaacttgattatccatggagcattagcccactatacaagtatggatgatttacacaatcaacccatatatttaattagtcttcttttgatcacttaattaatcctagattaattcttgatcaatactaattaaataatcttattattcttattattaatatactagaacttataatatattaataaccataagtgtcttatttctttcattatagtctatccaaatgcatgatgccatgcaacccaaatggaccatgccggctcgggtcaagtcttaccaattatagttatggacttagacattaatctaacagtctcccacttggataagtctaaaactattattgcgtatgacttcaggaaccgactggcaatcgtagctctcaaaagcttctgtcgaactctgaccttgtagatcaactctgacctttgtcaatgacttgtccattagataagggatcatgtattcctccattctagatatcatatggactgagacatggattataatcattctctctgtccatttgttgtttcccgatttccgatttatgacgaccgactaattgaacaaatcaaatcaatcctggcccggccgagcacttctatttgtcatcatcaaatcatcgaggggcccacagatatcgcttttatcctgaaggtaaaaggaatggataaacttcgactcatatggcttgttctattacttgttgaatcatacacaaagacacgttttatagcaccgagttaccaaatgcgttttcgtgcaatcaatgtactatcaactcatagtaacaactcatatctctaggtttgaagaatataagatattatcgtctcatgatctctcgtgataaaatccattaagtgattccaatgagcgcacgttgaatccaatactcagaacttatgagcactcatgagtgttgtagccctttgtccaacaccttagacctctacaagccaacccatgacaggcttaattcatatctacttccaacatatgaccgactgtggatggtttgaaaatcttagtcattccggaagaataacccagtttattcaggaagtcaaaacatgtaaagtgaaacacaataataattgaatccaatatggtatcaaaacctatgaacataaataaaacaccttttatttatcaccatatgactacacattattcattgtatactgtttcagctatcaactttattcttgagtttaaaacaatagttgtcccatgctccaagcatgtatattatgttttctaaacactagtcatgccatacaccaagtatgcatactatgtttgtctatgatctttactttgtgaactagatccattgaacaaaactttaatgattctcttttcacactcccaaatccttactgcaaatacaagaattccaaattcatgtcatttactgaaatctgttagattctaaacttatatgcattgatcctcttgtaatgattatgcacaaagtcagaaagacttgacaacaatcattacagagtattccaaaggagatcagctccttggaaacatccttcttgcattaagtatcctaatcttaaacagattgaaaattttgaaacatttccagattccattttgtctatcacttctgaacaagagttgcctccttacagactatgtcaatatggtcgttccagaattatcactatacttccaactgtccttgagcacccaatctttggtaaaccttagattgtcctcgacaattgtttaatccttttagtcatatccagttctaaaccttttcccttcttaatgccccaggcatttggaaaattttagaaaggatgaatatagcacatgtaatcgatcctatatccaaagcatatgggacacgattcatgatgtctcacataaagactaaaccagtcttttgctataatatttccatttcaatttgccaagttctcataattcagattatgaaaagggatgccgtaatcataatagaattttagaacgcaaataatggacccatatacataatttccttatgttgatccattccaacatgaaattcatatatatatatatatatatatatatatatatatatatatatatatatatatatatatatccttgactaaatgattaaaacctcatgatctaagcttatagatttgagatgaagtataatttcctctcccttaattatagcaaaacaacttttcccaattgaaaccttttgttttctataattaacattgctaacttgcaatacttatcataattatcatgctcccactaacatgatgattattagcataacacttatgctcccactagctttgacatgtactcagaaatcagctggacttctagaaatcaatacttcattgactttcttaccaaagttcagatttctgatactagattgttttgataagactttatcaaaatcatacaccttcccttagatagcacacttgtgtgtctaaacaattatgaagagggatgccataatcataatggttagacctttttgccacttctcacaagtccaggttagtgtgtcggtaaaccacacacgctccactaacgacttcgagaatgcaaatatcacaattgctatctagctaaaatctacttagtgaaagtgtttcctcaccatcattttcatgaatcgaagagaaaccttatgacacttagatttaatggtgtatgtgttcttatccatgtgaattgtcaaaaccatagtcacaagacaaggataaagacaaatccaaactcatatggactgaactcaatcttaatttcttgccacctagcagctcaagggcctgccattgcttccaagatgttgtgcaacacattgagaactctaagaactcatatgcaaagtcaactttaactggaatgggcacagactatgtcaacacgataggttataaacctcaagtcgtgtgctagtgaagaacttcaggttctattcttgattagttcttgagactttcaagaccttttagactcccactgtcctcttgacctataagactcccttgtcaaacatccaagagatagtgtggattctaaccaagacaaacacttcacacaattggcctaagttggtctttgttttatccaaaacatcacaacttaccaatttcaaatgtacaagagaagaaaacttttactcttacatttgacaagtgttttaaaccttctttgagacatgtcactcaagttacaatcttggagtatgactctaagacttgtattgaaacgaagtatgactcatcttcttgatttaaccacttcaacaattcaagttcctcttcttagtcataagaatgcactaagatttccttagagaactaattgtgctatgatttcttaatcattaagatgatcacaaaactgatactaaagtactctcccatcttttcagatttgagaaacttttatccttctgcctaatttgattcttcttattcgctctgccatatattggaaccttttccaatgtctcagaattacacttaagcttgtaagtataaccatatttactaagctttagtaacttatgacgaataatcttatcgatattttgtggtggacttgaccaatgcacaagaatgtgtactcgatcccttagtccttcacttgactcacacatccatgtgaacaagtaattagtcttaattttccaatacttgaaagttctcattcatcatgctatacaacttgcatgattccaagttccggtccaattgaaacttaggtgatgagaatctttccttatttggtaaatttagacattaccacaaatgaaagaatcaatttcatatttccactcttgctattaacagaatcatataagcaacaatttttcctcaaatgccattgtaaggatattttaaaataactaaaatcaaaaattttcttttattttaaaactttgcggaaaaacttatccttacaatccatatgaaaacttgttgttatctattcctaagcaatatctcataactcctaagaagtagctcaagaatccgatcttcaaactacgcgatagaaatccatctatgcgatcagattcggCATATTCTTTCTATAAGtttttcactttttctttgattcttaaaacatcaccatgtgacccagtcacatcatgtatcaagaatctcataatagaaacttaacagagttagatagtggactttacctgaagtagattcaaacttattgactttaacatccttaggtaaatttggcaacttcgcaaccaatgcccctttctttggcaatataaacatatgtaccctttgataatggtacacgggactatcacagatttagcttttctctttaccatttggtcaaccgagttgactatggccgatccctttccattgggaagagaatgtttttctgtatttcctgtgtcactattgtcaatgtccatcatgttttaaggaagttgatcttaacaaatagataagatcattaagggtcttgtcatagtctgtttcataggtgtcccaaaggaactcactatgtgacttaaaaagtgattgaaccaccaactttctcaagactttgacacccaactctcccggcttgtcaaaatgtgactacatctccaagatgtgaccacacctagaccttgccttgccaatagggcttgagtgaccttgaacttgtgggttagggagaataattggaggaggtgaaagaagtatgattttccatgggacatcatcttcatttaggaaagcttgtttcaagagatttgggaagatcataaatgtctaaaccagacatctcttgggagatattcaagatagttgatcttaagtccttaatatgacacccaatatgaaatattaaggctaggacccaacaaactattttataacttagaagatgtatgtcgtaatccaagctataaaatatttgaaggtaggtgaatgacgattcaccaatttccaccaagataaacgaaatgtattattaggttttaattggttttgagattcattgaactgttcaatggcatgtttcaatctcgagtgtgccctttaggttttgtgactgggatgccgaggatcacaaaacaaggtgtgaagtaaccatgcaaattacttggtacccttaagtgtttacccctcaatcgatgtgccggttaaccacacacgctccatcgatactatgataaacattaagttaccctttgcctaccttgttaaatacgagttagtgggccggttaaccacacacgctccactaaccgacttaaacaaagtgcaaagtgtaatttcatggattagcaccttattcacattttcctaagtaactaagattgagtattattaagagtttagttacttagtatttatcattaatacttttaatgaagggagaattatagtcctgtcaaacccgttcggctaaagaccctccaccagtcaagcaagcggtgggtgagagtggacacccattaggttgtcattttataggcaacaaccttatacccaccttatagaccgacttcgtgaatgaggcgtactagcggcaagactgactttactcttatatatatatatatatatatatatatatatatatatatatatatatatatattaacttataatattataaagtataagggttgaattttaactctttaaaattctaagggctaacttggaattaaagtattcataagtgaaaacttttcaaattccaaaacttgagggcaagttttgaaactattgaaaactaattaattccataacttatgtgtttaaatagttttaatccaaaaactcttcaagttccataacttgaggacaagttatggaagactttaaactaataaaagaattaccttttctttattttataacttatggaattaattaaggttacacctttttttatttattatttaatgaagagactcttggtcttctataacttgaggacaagttatggagtcatacaaccatttaattagaactagactcttcatttttgtaacctttgccaacttttatgagttttatgaaacttaattgtgacttttcatataacttgaggacaagttacaaaacacattttagaatcaactcttagattaatttggattgaaaacaactatttcactgaacttttctattaatctaagcaactcataagaacaagataattcaaatcaaactttttcatgtaattagtctaaactttaaactaatacaaaacatgaatctattgacaattatctttgaaattggattagcatgaacattaccacatcaaaaacaagtttataagtccaaaaacatcttagggtaatgttcctagtccaattccagccaaaaaggtcgaatttatgttgtctgggggtccaacttgtcgagtgcacgaaccaactcggagagttggatgctttttgccttggactcggcgagtccattcatggactcggcgagtctgctgggcagacaacatcaaaactcgattgttcagctacttttgcaagtataacaagaaaacaagcctaggctctgataccactgttgggttttgagcattataacactcctaagtgtacatgcaaccctaaataccttggatctatgttttctctattatacatgaaaattagaacttccaaggtattatcctaatctagcatacaaaacaatgagtgtaacaagatagaatacatacctctttgatgtagaaagtcttcatgaagcttgagtgcctagtgccccaagtgtgacacctcaaatggttcacacaacaccaaatacacttggaataacttgagagaattctacacttcatgaaaattggctagccctctctagatgaTACTAGttgccaattttgtcaagaataagatctttatatagtgttacaattaaggtaaaccctaattgtcatgactttccatttccttggatccatgggttcaaatacactatggagcatccatggaccatcctatgggttttagcccaacttgattatccatggagcattagcccactatacaagtatggatgatttacacaatcaacccatatatttaattagtcttcttttgatcacttaattaatcctagattaattcttgatcaatactaattaaataatcttattattcttattattaatatactagaacttataatatattaataaccataagtgtcttatttctctcattatagtctatccaaatgcatgatgccatgcaacccaaatggaccatgccgggtcgggtcaagtcttaccaattatagttatggacttagacattaatccaacagtctcccacttggataagtctaaaactattattgcgtatgacttcaggaaccgactggcaatcgtagctctcaaaagcttctgtcgaactctgaccttgtagatcaactctgacctttgtcaatgacttgtccattagataagggatcatgtattcctccattctagatatcatatggactgagacatggatt
This window encodes:
- the LOC111882401 gene encoding uncharacterized protein LOC111882401 → MVDDGDIPGVQQKEHAHLDEDNEDVGVEYRVHDPNVYWKEMRPRLGDCYESLAQLRFVLTNYAVHGGYQLYFEKSDRVRVIAKCGSGTRDINDNNKIQCPFRVAARWKYNERTFQIKFCNEMHLCARNYHFGSLVTSSWLAKHYLKDVIMKPKMTLLEMQADVLQRFSVSVSLGQCQRARATAMGIIEGKLEDHYAKIWDYAAAIRLSNPGTTCLVGVESNLGFNYFKRFYVGFKAFRDGWSRGCRRVIGLDGSFFKGQVKGEILTAIGRDADNYVYPIAWAFVNVENKDKWTWFIDNLVADLDLGAGNGLVVISDQHKL